Proteins from a genomic interval of Sphingobacteriales bacterium:
- a CDS encoding zf-HC2 domain-containing protein, producing the protein MSAQEIEQQLVAYIDGELSEQEEQRLLLFLQKNPNYRLVLEQYRTTRLQADTSLRYTRKDTLRRVVPSAAAEAPPPAPRAAAAHRRILPLWAWIGGGLSTGIAAAWLLLAMVQPRFFDEQPARAENGANKRSVTTAIAAPEKEKTAGTQSVSQQKDDEAVAEIPPSAALSIAERRTNKKADNNDINDITITQNNNPLPQSVAPAFIVSSAAVSTLAAAATTRPALPELNTVEPLAIAALASVEPHLRNDLLKPKKVATLDTETEQQSYPDFRKGVSGVILAKLNEALVPTAVAEKWSQHLPQNEQLTVSIQTKNSIIQYFINKKN; encoded by the coding sequence ATGTCCGCACAAGAGATAGAACAACAATTAGTCGCTTACATAGACGGCGAATTGAGCGAGCAGGAGGAGCAGCGTTTATTGCTTTTTTTGCAAAAAAATCCGAATTATCGCCTTGTATTGGAGCAATACCGCACCACCCGTCTGCAAGCCGATACTTCATTGCGCTACACACGCAAAGACACATTGCGCCGCGTTGTGCCGTCAGCAGCCGCCGAAGCACCGCCGCCTGCTCCGCGAGCCGCCGCCGCCCACCGCCGTATTTTGCCGTTGTGGGCGTGGATAGGAGGGGGCTTGAGTACGGGCATTGCCGCCGCTTGGCTGCTGCTGGCGATGGTGCAACCCCGTTTTTTTGATGAACAGCCCGCACGGGCGGAAAATGGAGCAAATAAAAGGTCTGTTACTACTGCAATTGCCGCACCGGAAAAAGAAAAAACCGCCGGAACACAGTCCGTCAGTCAGCAAAAAGACGATGAAGCTGTTGCTGAAATACCGCCTTCTGCTGCCTTGTCTATCGCTGAACGCCGTACAAACAAAAAAGCGGATAATAATGATATAAATGATATAACAATTACACAAAATAACAATCCACTGCCACAGAGTGTTGCTCCTGCTTTTATTGTGTCGTCTGCTGCTGTTTCAACGCTTGCCGCCGCCGCTACTACAAGACCCGCCCTACCCGAACTGAACACCGTAGAGCCGCTTGCCATTGCCGCACTCGCATCTGTGGAGCCGCACCTGCGCAACGATTTGCTAAAACCTAAAAAAGTGGCGACTTTGGATACAGAAACAGAACAACAGAGTTATCCCGATTTTCGGAAAGGGGTGAGTGGGGTGATATTAGCAAAGCTCAATGAAGCCTTAGTGCCCACCGCCGTAGCCGAAAAATGGTCGCAGCATTTACCGCAAAATGAACAACTGACAGTATCTATACAAACAAAAAATTCAATTATTCAATACTTTATTAATAAGAAAAATTAA
- a CDS encoding beta-lactamase family protein: MNKILYFILALFILNSCHKGEDINPSFYNCDFNFADSSATNPNNSKYQSLINDMTSSGVVGVTMSVYHTQTGIWIGASGKADLHNNIDMQPCNISRVGSTVKMFTATTVLKLAEEGKLHLDDKISSYLQGDVINKIENADKATIRQLLQHSSGIYNYIQNLKFQTASLNDFIREWKPNDLLKYAYNQKAYFQPGDDVRYSNTGYIMLGMLIEKIEGKPFYKVFEDKIFNPLGLTMTKFAAEDPIPSGIVRGYIDMYSNLQVVESTYFSGWDYFTADGGLISNPYDMNVFFRALMSGQIINSNSLNQMFAWKTPKELDNDFFPISYGLGIFKIETDKGVAYMHSGDAVGYYANMLYFPDDSTTIVYAVNSNYGKIDQFFSTKEAMEKIINEAK, encoded by the coding sequence ATGAATAAAATACTATATTTCATTCTTGCCTTATTTATCCTAAACTCTTGTCATAAAGGCGAAGATATAAATCCTTCATTTTATAACTGCGATTTCAATTTTGCGGACAGCAGTGCCACAAATCCCAACAACAGTAAATATCAGTCATTAATAAATGATATGACTTCAAGCGGTGTTGTTGGAGTTACAATGTCGGTTTATCATACTCAAACAGGTATCTGGATTGGTGCAAGCGGAAAAGCAGATTTGCACAATAATATAGATATGCAACCTTGTAATATCAGTCGAGTGGGTTCAACAGTAAAAATGTTTACTGCGACCACAGTATTGAAACTTGCGGAAGAGGGAAAGCTACATTTAGATGACAAAATATCATCCTATTTACAAGGCGATGTAATTAATAAAATTGAAAATGCAGACAAGGCAACTATCAGGCAACTACTTCAACATTCAAGCGGCATTTATAACTACATTCAAAATTTGAAATTCCAAACTGCTTCCCTCAATGACTTTATCAGAGAATGGAAACCCAATGACCTATTAAAGTATGCCTACAATCAAAAGGCTTATTTTCAGCCTGGTGATGATGTGCGATACTCAAATACTGGTTACATAATGCTCGGAATGCTGATTGAAAAAATTGAAGGGAAGCCATTTTATAAAGTCTTTGAAGATAAAATATTCAACCCACTTGGTTTAACTATGACAAAATTTGCAGCTGAAGACCCTATTCCTTCTGGAATTGTAAGAGGTTATATAGATATGTATAGTAATTTACAAGTTGTAGAAAGCACCTATTTTAGTGGCTGGGATTACTTCACGGCAGACGGTGGATTAATTTCAAATCCATACGATATGAATGTTTTTTTCAGAGCATTAATGAGTGGACAAATTATTAACTCAAACTCATTGAATCAAATGTTTGCTTGGAAAACACCAAAAGAGCTAGACAATGATTTTTTTCCTATTTCGTATGGTTTAGGAATTTTCAAAATTGAAACAGATAAAGGAGTTGCTTATATGCATAGTGGTGATGCAGTTGGTTATTATGCAAATATGCTTTATTTCCCAGACGACAGCACTACAATCGTTTACGCTGTAAACAGCAACTACGGAAAGATTGACCAATTCTTCTCAACAAAAGAAGCAATGGAAAAAATAATAAATGAAGCGAAATAA
- a CDS encoding outer membrane beta-barrel protein → MKTYLRVLLCALCLSSLPAIILQAQTDSENPQKPVKLHITENGDTVRLNIDDNGVDISIQVKDKKGIASAIGDTIEKIIESEIEEEINETEEEIHEHNYHKDIVIEEEKDFSDEGALKSLFKNKKKKNLKTRFLLLDLGWNGLLYDGKLDLPVLENGTTMELKAKSVEANLHLIQQRLNLIQHKLFLKYGLTYGFNNYRFEKNIWLQDSPTASVSQVEVIALPSREDGYKKVKLTTSTLYVPLMLSFESNAYKKGKSFNLGVGGYMGIVTGGHLKYKTGNNEKHKEEDGLHLNRLSYGLLGEIGYGRMFNFYAKYALTELFKESERPATMEYYPISVGLNIIGF, encoded by the coding sequence ATGAAAACTTACCTTCGTGTTTTGTTGTGCGCGCTTTGCTTGAGCAGTCTGCCTGCTATAATCCTGCAAGCTCAAACCGACTCTGAAAACCCCCAAAAACCCGTCAAACTCCACATTACCGAAAACGGCGATACTGTTCGTTTGAATATTGACGACAACGGTGTGGATATTTCCATTCAGGTAAAAGACAAGAAAGGAATAGCCTCTGCCATTGGCGATACCATAGAAAAAATCATAGAATCGGAGATAGAAGAAGAAATAAATGAAACAGAGGAGGAAATACACGAACACAACTATCATAAAGATATTGTAATAGAAGAAGAAAAAGATTTTTCAGATGAAGGTGCTTTGAAATCTTTATTCAAAAACAAAAAGAAAAAAAACCTAAAAACACGCTTTTTGTTGCTTGATTTGGGCTGGAACGGATTGTTGTATGACGGAAAATTGGATTTACCTGTATTGGAAAACGGCACAACGATGGAGTTAAAAGCCAAATCTGTTGAAGCCAATTTGCACCTGATTCAGCAACGCCTGAATTTAATCCAGCACAAATTATTTTTGAAATACGGTTTGACCTACGGCTTTAACAATTATCGCTTTGAAAAAAATATCTGGTTGCAAGACAGCCCCACCGCTTCGGTATCGCAGGTAGAAGTAATCGCGTTACCAAGTCGCGAAGACGGTTACAAAAAAGTAAAACTCACAACTTCTACTTTATATGTGCCTTTAATGCTGAGTTTTGAAAGTAATGCTTACAAAAAAGGTAAATCTTTTAATTTGGGTGTTGGCGGCTATATGGGTATCGTAACGGGCGGACATTTGAAATACAAAACCGGCAACAACGAAAAACACAAAGAAGAAGACGGCTTACACCTCAACCGTTTGAGCTATGGATTGTTGGGCGAAATTGGCTATGGCAGAATGTTTAATTTTTATGCAAAATATGCTCTTACCGAATTATTCAAAGAAAGTGAACGCCCTGCTACTATGGAATACTATCCCATTTCGGTAGGATTGAATATTATCGGATTTTAG
- a CDS encoding RNA polymerase sigma factor translates to MTPHQYNECVELYADKLFRFALKTLRNEADADDVVQITFEKVWLTHESVIFEQAKNYFFKVAYHAMMDMFRRKRPLVPLDQIPETAQLSEAEPLHHLQDLLEKSLQQLPPLYQSLVLLRDYEGYSYEEIAQIAQLSDSQVKVYLFRARRHLKQHIVASEQIRHS, encoded by the coding sequence ATGACACCGCATCAATACAATGAATGTGTCGAGCTGTATGCCGACAAATTGTTTCGTTTCGCACTGAAAACGCTGCGCAACGAAGCCGATGCCGATGATGTGGTGCAAATAACTTTTGAAAAAGTATGGCTCACGCACGAGAGCGTCATTTTTGAGCAAGCCAAAAACTATTTTTTCAAAGTAGCCTATCACGCCATGATGGATATGTTTCGGCGCAAACGCCCTTTGGTGCCATTGGATCAAATACCCGAAACTGCCCAACTCTCCGAAGCCGAGCCTTTGCATCATCTTCAGGATTTATTGGAAAAATCATTACAGCAACTGCCGCCTTTGTATCAGTCGTTGGTATTGCTGCGCGACTATGAGGGTTACTCTTACGAAGAAATTGCTCAGATTGCCCAACTCAGCGACAGCCAGGTGAAGGTATATTTGTTCCGCGCCCGCCGACATCTCAAACAACACATTGTAGCATCGGAGCAAATTCGTCATTCTTAA
- a CDS encoding o-succinylbenzoate synthase: MPFIARYQRHRLELLRPAGTSRGYLEHKDTWLLHLQHRHQPQIWGCGEAAPLIGLSIDAHAGFENKIAEVCDHINDYLPQLHERLTDFPALRFALESALRDVQNGGRALYFPSPFTENRAGIAINGLIWMGDIPYLQVQIEEKLQQGYTCLKMKVGALRFADELEVLQKVRRRFPKEQLEIRVDANGAFSPCAAIYHLEQLADLDIHSIEQPIAPKNWRAMADLCRNSSLAVALDEELIGVSSSAEQQQLLDEIQPQYIVLKPTFLGGWAATEQWIQWAKERNIAWWVTSALEGNVGLNALAQWTFTLNNPLPQGLGTGQLYRNNFESPLYMSKARLWHRAPAT; encoded by the coding sequence ATGCCCTTCATTGCTCGCTACCAACGCCACCGCCTTGAGTTGCTGCGCCCCGCCGGTACTTCGCGTGGCTATTTGGAGCACAAAGACACTTGGCTGCTGCACCTCCAACACCGCCATCAACCGCAAATTTGGGGCTGTGGAGAAGCCGCCCCCCTCATTGGTTTGAGCATAGATGCACACGCCGGCTTTGAAAACAAAATTGCCGAAGTCTGCGACCACATCAACGATTATCTGCCGCAATTGCACGAGCGTTTAACGGATTTTCCCGCCCTTCGCTTCGCTTTGGAAAGTGCTCTGCGCGATGTGCAAAACGGCGGCAGGGCTTTGTATTTTCCTTCGCCTTTTACCGAAAATCGGGCGGGTATCGCTATCAACGGACTCATTTGGATGGGCGATATTCCTTATTTACAAGTACAAATAGAAGAAAAATTGCAGCAGGGCTACACTTGCCTCAAAATGAAAGTGGGCGCACTCCGCTTCGCCGATGAGTTGGAGGTGCTGCAAAAGGTGCGCCGCCGTTTTCCGAAAGAACAATTGGAAATTCGCGTAGATGCCAACGGTGCTTTCAGCCCTTGCGCCGCTATTTACCATTTGGAGCAATTGGCGGATTTGGATATTCATTCCATCGAGCAGCCCATTGCACCCAAAAATTGGCGTGCTATGGCTGATTTGTGCCGCAATTCGTCTTTGGCGGTGGCTTTGGACGAAGAACTCATCGGCGTGTCGTCGTCTGCCGAGCAACAACAGCTTTTAGATGAAATACAGCCGCAGTATATCGTTCTCAAGCCCACCTTTTTGGGCGGTTGGGCAGCAACGGAACAATGGATACAGTGGGCAAAGGAGCGCAATATTGCTTGGTGGGTAACTTCGGCGTTGGAAGGCAATGTGGGCTTAAATGCGTTGGCTCAATGGACGTTTACACTCAATAATCCTCTGCCGCAGGGTTTGGGTACCGGACAATTATATCGCAACAATTTTGAGTCGCCGCTTTATATGAGCAAGGCTCGCCTTTGGCATCGCGCTCCGGCCACATAA
- a CDS encoding WG repeat-containing protein — protein MLQNYLLPFIILCCLNFVSCQWKSYDLPTTTPSLPLTPYLQAGKYGYMDASGRLYIAAQYDEVKLFDKNGVAAVRKGEQWWLLTCWGKELFPVSSSASQNKDSGHLGQIDDLPPFFIYYLENKPHIYARFHLVNVRKGSFTPVYQYIAPAYAIRSGIYHPFTPYKMYEDILVLRKDSIHQDLLNQDFEVVLADVTHIDSLEKNVLSLRKDGILCLFDIPTRTTLPLPYQKITYLQPGIYCASTQATPQLADFWDLTAFTTYIDDDFPHCKRIINRKGEILLDSLYYKYIYPFGARYFQGKNAAGQVEIFDIQGNIINCETFTDIIYNNYDDSIKNSTTFTAVLPNKKYILINEKTERLLPDEFDRLEFDDQNAYYTCQKGKTVCLLNSDLTEIVSYSSDENIQPYFQNDVMSKDYFIITEKGKKGLIDCNGIVRIPPVYKDVAFFFQSNACLYITCLSNKDRYGIWSNDTVRNLDTVYTAIYLYQHQGEEYFLVSSQLEEPLLYEWRIAKNNKTLMERQSENLSKSFKKAPYFQSGVSIAPYYDILEYFDEGYFVAQPRPDQTQEYLILDKKGNIVFQFDTQWKNIKIVETSTCDSGDSTFIAQRYDPLTQQYKTYWIDERGKILLEGGGYDEIHTISISEEPFDEEHIILRGINKQPDGNIINDWINCKGAVLFSNQYRDMKELPSYSQVALIKGKEAKYIGYKTLASFKTIHEIDILDSKGKILWDTEYHRIEGVYHGKYWVVSKGGFWGLADENGKLIIPLNYTYLENANNSNLWYASSYPEKARYLLNQYGEIIMKNWTETPYIHTISEKYVAVSIAGKSLIFNQEGKCVKEIKGTEIHNPHLQDEAAENGGHLKFKDENNKIFYINKTTLQEYRDTSF, from the coding sequence ATGTTGCAAAATTACTTGCTTCCTTTTATTATTCTATGTTGCCTGAATTTTGTTTCCTGCCAATGGAAGTCGTATGATTTACCGACTACCACTCCCTCTTTACCGCTCACGCCCTATTTGCAGGCGGGTAAGTATGGTTATATGGACGCTTCGGGACGCTTGTACATCGCTGCTCAATACGATGAAGTGAAGCTCTTTGATAAAAATGGCGTAGCTGCTGTGCGCAAAGGCGAACAATGGTGGCTGCTCACCTGCTGGGGCAAAGAACTATTTCCTGTTAGTTCGTCGGCATCACAAAATAAAGATTCAGGGCATCTCGGTCAAATTGACGACCTACCGCCTTTTTTTATATATTACCTCGAAAATAAACCGCACATTTATGCGCGTTTTCATTTGGTAAATGTACGCAAAGGCTCTTTTACTCCGGTATATCAATACATTGCTCCTGCCTACGCAATACGTTCTGGTATTTATCACCCTTTTACACCTTATAAAATGTATGAAGACATATTGGTATTGCGAAAAGACAGCATACACCAGGACCTGCTTAATCAGGATTTTGAAGTAGTGCTCGCAGATGTAACACATATAGATTCTTTAGAAAAAAATGTATTATCTCTGCGAAAAGACGGCATACTCTGTTTATTTGATATACCCACCCGCACTACATTGCCCCTTCCGTACCAGAAAATAACCTATTTACAACCAGGCATTTACTGTGCAAGCACCCAAGCAACGCCGCAACTCGCCGATTTTTGGGACTTAACGGCTTTCACAACATATATAGATGATGATTTTCCGCATTGTAAAAGGATCATCAATCGCAAGGGCGAAATATTGTTGGACAGTTTGTATTACAAATATATCTATCCTTTCGGAGCGCGTTATTTTCAGGGAAAAAATGCCGCAGGACAGGTAGAAATATTTGATATACAAGGAAATATCATCAATTGTGAAACATTCACAGATATTATATATAATAATTACGATGACAGCATAAAAAACTCGACAACTTTTACGGCTGTTTTACCCAACAAAAAATATATACTTATCAACGAAAAAACCGAACGTTTGCTGCCCGATGAGTTCGACAGATTGGAATTTGATGATCAAAACGCCTATTATACCTGTCAGAAAGGCAAAACAGTTTGTTTATTAAACAGCGATTTGACAGAAATTGTAAGCTATTCATCTGATGAAAATATACAACCTTATTTTCAAAATGACGTGATGTCAAAGGATTATTTTATTATTACAGAAAAAGGTAAGAAAGGATTGATAGATTGCAACGGTATTGTACGCATTCCTCCTGTATATAAAGACGTAGCATTCTTTTTTCAAAGCAATGCTTGTTTATATATAACTTGTCTAAGTAACAAAGACAGGTACGGAATATGGAGCAATGATACCGTAAGAAATTTAGATACTGTTTATACTGCTATCTATTTATATCAACATCAGGGAGAGGAATATTTTTTGGTAAGCAGTCAGTTGGAAGAACCCTTGTTGTATGAATGGAGAATAGCGAAGAATAATAAAACATTAATGGAACGGCAAAGCGAAAATTTGTCAAAATCCTTTAAAAAAGCACCTTATTTTCAATCGGGAGTAAGTATTGCCCCTTATTACGACATTTTGGAATATTTTGACGAAGGATATTTTGTTGCACAACCCCGCCCCGACCAAACACAAGAATACCTGATTTTAGATAAAAAAGGAAATATCGTTTTTCAATTTGACACACAATGGAAAAACATCAAAATAGTCGAAACCTCCACTTGTGATAGCGGCGACTCCACATTTATTGCCCAACGCTACGATCCTCTTACCCAACAATATAAAACCTATTGGATAGATGAAAGAGGAAAAATACTTTTAGAAGGAGGAGGCTATGATGAAATACATACCATATCTATCAGCGAAGAACCCTTTGATGAGGAGCATATTATTTTGAGAGGGATAAATAAGCAGCCCGATGGCAATATCATCAACGATTGGATAAATTGTAAGGGAGCAGTTTTATTTAGCAATCAATATAGGGATATGAAAGAATTGCCGTCTTACTCACAAGTAGCATTGATAAAAGGAAAAGAAGCCAAATACATCGGATATAAAACGCTCGCATCATTTAAAACCATACACGAAATAGATATATTGGATAGCAAAGGCAAAATTCTGTGGGATACCGAGTATCATCGGATAGAGGGAGTATATCATGGAAAATATTGGGTGGTGAGCAAAGGCGGTTTCTGGGGGCTTGCCGACGAAAACGGGAAGCTAATAATTCCTCTTAACTACACCTATTTGGAAAATGCAAATAATTCAAATTTGTGGTATGCTAGTTCTTATCCCGAAAAGGCAAGATATTTGCTCAATCAATATGGCGAAATAATTATGAAAAACTGGACAGAAACACCCTATATACATACTATATCCGAAAAATATGTGGCGGTATCAATAGCAGGAAAATCATTGATATTTAATCAGGAAGGAAAATGCGTAAAAGAAATTAAAGGCACAGAAATTCATAATCCGCACCTACAAGACGAAGCAGCAGAGAATGGAGGTCATTTGAAATTTAAAGATGAAAATAATAAAATATTTTACATCAACAAAACCACTTTGCAAGAATACAGAGATACATCATTTTGA
- a CDS encoding winged helix-turn-helix domain-containing protein has protein sequence MRCVFLYNQGKEFKEIPLELKVHWQSVRKYINEYIMGGFEQLCKRVERKQPSQLSEFQMSDFKEVVLNKRPSEVGLKGNIWTGNEMKAYLKATYGVVYKSGIYDLLERLNLSHQKAHFDYGNADKDKQKPLLQT, from the coding sequence TTGCGTTGCGTTTTTCTGTATAATCAAGGGAAAGAATTTAAAGAAATCCCTTTGGAATTGAAGGTACATTGGCAAAGTGTGCGTAAATATATCAATGAGTATATTATGGGCGGCTTTGAGCAATTATGCAAGCGGGTTGAGCGAAAACAACCCAGCCAACTAAGCGAGTTTCAAATGTCTGATTTTAAGGAAGTTGTTTTAAATAAACGTCCCTCGGAGGTAGGTTTAAAGGGGAATATTTGGACAGGCAACGAAATGAAAGCCTACCTGAAAGCCACCTATGGAGTAGTTTATAAATCAGGCATTTATGACTTATTGGAACGCTTAAATCTGAGCCACCAGAAAGCCCATTTTGATTATGGCAATGCCGATAAAGACAAACAAAAGCCTTTGTTACAGACTTAA